One window of Streptomyces sp. NBC_00273 genomic DNA carries:
- a CDS encoding methyltransferase: MTTTLPDETLLLDDTACLRAAARFVREHDSAALLPLLLPGLDGPDLRALAGHCRFAHAGLLLFPPDADGLRTQLAACGLAVDTPSHPSVVVRERLARRHRRDPAELDVQILRPQVPGAIGERRAVEVFALTVPPHSDLEPIAAHERTHRHEAHLAFEIERPEPLALRGLCAILVRHGARPDGGGYNPHEDGTVLYFTLPADAACDYQRLELYARGDHRDTLAAHLDHPEQHHRPGHDARQPAETLLHLLTGAWTTQALAASARLGLPDAMDTRTAHRTEDLARLTGTHPRSLATLLRYLAMLGVVTPGSVPAVDSAPAPEPAGFRLTELGALLRGDAPGSMRPLALMYGGPFYRSFGGLDHAVRTGRPAFDHLFGENHFDHFARDPELAALFDLSMAASSRMFEPLPAHPVITAAAQAPAAATVVDVAGGNGELLGRILTAHPRLRGVLLERPHAVEAARRLLDAAGCGARCDYRAGDFADVPPGGDVYVLSRVLHDWDDDRCREILRTCVRAMPAHADLLVVERLLPVDGSPSLATAWDLHMLCNVGGRERRADHYARLFADAGLQLVGHEPLPLDAHVLHARRAGAPDPAAGRS; this comes from the coding sequence ATGACGACGACCCTCCCCGACGAAACGTTGCTCCTGGACGACACGGCCTGCCTGCGCGCGGCGGCCCGGTTCGTCCGCGAGCACGACAGCGCCGCCCTGCTCCCCCTCCTCCTGCCCGGCCTCGACGGCCCGGACCTGCGGGCGCTGGCCGGGCACTGCCGGTTCGCCCACGCGGGGTTGCTGCTCTTCCCGCCGGACGCGGACGGCCTGCGGACCCAACTCGCCGCCTGCGGACTGGCCGTGGACACTCCCTCCCACCCCAGCGTGGTGGTCCGGGAACGCCTCGCCCGGCGCCACCGGCGCGACCCGGCCGAGCTCGACGTGCAGATCCTGCGCCCGCAGGTGCCCGGCGCCATCGGCGAACGGCGCGCGGTCGAGGTGTTCGCCCTGACCGTGCCCCCGCACTCCGACCTGGAACCGATCGCCGCCCATGAACGCACTCACCGGCACGAGGCGCACCTCGCCTTCGAGATCGAGCGCCCCGAACCACTGGCCCTGCGCGGCCTGTGCGCGATCCTCGTCCGCCACGGCGCGCGGCCCGACGGCGGCGGCTACAACCCGCACGAGGACGGCACCGTCCTCTACTTCACCCTCCCTGCCGACGCGGCCTGCGACTACCAGCGGCTGGAGCTCTACGCACGGGGCGACCACCGGGACACCCTCGCCGCCCACCTGGACCACCCCGAGCAGCACCACCGACCCGGCCACGACGCACGGCAGCCCGCCGAAACGCTCCTTCACCTCCTCACCGGTGCGTGGACGACACAGGCGCTCGCCGCCTCCGCGCGGCTGGGCCTGCCCGACGCCATGGACACCCGTACCGCGCACCGCACCGAGGACCTCGCCCGGCTGACCGGAACCCACCCCCGGAGTCTCGCCACGCTCCTGCGCTACCTCGCCATGCTCGGCGTCGTCACGCCGGGTTCCGTTCCCGCCGTGGACTCGGCACCCGCCCCGGAGCCCGCAGGATTCCGCCTGACCGAGCTCGGCGCCCTGCTGCGCGGGGACGCGCCCGGGTCGATGCGACCGCTGGCCCTGATGTACGGAGGCCCGTTCTACCGCTCCTTCGGCGGCCTCGACCACGCCGTGCGGACCGGCCGGCCGGCCTTCGACCACCTCTTCGGCGAGAACCACTTCGACCACTTCGCCCGCGACCCCGAACTCGCCGCGCTCTTCGACCTGTCCATGGCCGCGAGCTCACGGATGTTCGAGCCGCTCCCCGCCCACCCGGTCATCACCGCCGCGGCCCAGGCACCCGCGGCCGCGACCGTCGTGGACGTCGCCGGAGGCAACGGGGAGCTCCTCGGCCGCATCCTCACCGCGCACCCGCGCCTGCGCGGTGTCCTCCTCGAACGGCCGCACGCCGTCGAGGCCGCCCGCCGGCTGCTGGACGCCGCGGGCTGCGGCGCGCGCTGCGACTACCGCGCGGGCGACTTCGCCGACGTACCGCCCGGCGGCGACGTCTACGTCCTGTCCCGCGTCCTGCACGACTGGGACGACGACCGCTGCCGCGAGATCCTGCGCACCTGCGTCCGCGCGATGCCCGCCCACGCGGACCTGCTCGTCGTGGAACGCCTCCTGCCCGTCGACGGTTCCCCCTCGCTGGCCACCGCCTGGGACCTGCACATGCTGTGCAACGTCGGTGGCCGCGAACGCCGGGCCGACCACTACGCGCGCCTGTTCGCCGACGCGGGCCTCCAGCTCGTCGGCCACGAGCCCCTGCCCCTGGACGCGCACGTGCTGCACGCCCGCAGGGCGGGCGCACCGGACCCCGCCGCCGGACGGAGCTGA
- a CDS encoding MarR family transcriptional regulator, with product MEYSHDDAELVRQPIGYWSWAASDAVVTRIRAVLAGIGTTQPQAWILAQIANAEVPPTRDGVTGVLSGYAAVGIDDLDEEIDATVGRGWVTQDADGHLELTAAGTDFHARVAATQAELWQERHRGIPDEEYVITLKVLQRFIHNTGGHAWHH from the coding sequence ATGGAGTACTCGCACGACGATGCCGAACTGGTCCGGCAGCCCATCGGTTACTGGAGCTGGGCCGCCTCGGACGCGGTGGTCACCCGCATCAGGGCCGTCCTCGCCGGAATCGGCACCACTCAGCCGCAGGCATGGATCCTGGCCCAGATCGCGAATGCCGAGGTGCCGCCGACCCGCGACGGGGTGACCGGCGTGCTGAGCGGCTACGCAGCCGTGGGCATCGACGACCTCGACGAGGAGATCGACGCCACCGTCGGCCGCGGCTGGGTCACGCAGGACGCGGACGGACACCTCGAACTCACGGCCGCGGGAACGGACTTCCACGCCCGGGTGGCCGCGACGCAGGCGGAGCTGTGGCAGGAGCGGCACCGGGGGATCCCGGACGAGGAGTACGTCATCACGCTCAAGGTCCTCCAGCGGTTCATCCACAACACGGGAGGCCACGCCTGGCACCACTGA
- a CDS encoding siderophore-interacting protein — MSTRSPRSVVTFPIVLRELTVLRVSDVTPGMRRVTLGGPQLHAFEHAGLSLPPLRTEGFDDHVKFFFAEEGRDPVLPRQNVSSLDWPSDGRPISKDYTPVRFDPVAGEIDFDFVRHDGGIASSWAQQAVPGQVTWIAGPKMSHGHPEGADWLLVIGDETALPAIGRWLDEMPEGTRARVFVEVGEESHRQELPTRAEAEVTWLVRAGTPAGRSDLLERAVRDMEWLPGTVFVWAAGEAVTLKGIRRHLSVERGVPREQTHITGYWRRAEVAPGLAEPADPDVLEGEDAHGRLHELTDLAPGLAIRVAVTLGLVDLVYQGVREPGELARRSGTEPRSLGALLKYLVEIEVFEQAEDGYRLTPVGEELVEDDHSLEEYDLRGAQAAFDLSLAGLAERLRSGANGCRTASGETLAEALRTDVRLGGSARTAIEDEARWVSTGVAGAYDWSAVDVLGASGNGAGTVVNALVKEFPGLRVRLAALPSVLGVLGGQILDPEVLPRVELVAQTHPVPSGAGTLLLCRLLEWLPDEDAVLTLTEAAAALPADGVLVLVEQVEAADPDDIDAALHHLRLTAAFGSGLRSVKDVTVLAERAGLAVRACRDVGWDHRLWVLAPTA; from the coding sequence ATGTCCACCCGTAGTCCCCGCTCGGTCGTCACCTTCCCCATCGTGCTCAGGGAGCTGACGGTGCTGCGCGTCTCGGACGTCACGCCCGGGATGCGGCGGGTGACCCTGGGCGGGCCTCAGCTGCACGCCTTCGAGCACGCGGGCCTGTCCCTGCCGCCGCTGCGCACGGAGGGCTTCGACGACCACGTGAAGTTCTTCTTCGCGGAGGAGGGCCGGGATCCGGTGCTGCCCCGGCAGAACGTCAGCAGCCTGGACTGGCCTTCGGACGGACGGCCGATCTCCAAGGACTACACGCCGGTGCGGTTCGACCCGGTGGCCGGGGAGATCGACTTCGACTTCGTCCGGCACGACGGCGGGATCGCATCGTCGTGGGCGCAGCAGGCCGTTCCGGGCCAGGTGACCTGGATCGCCGGGCCGAAGATGTCGCACGGCCACCCCGAGGGCGCGGACTGGCTGCTGGTGATCGGCGACGAGACGGCGCTGCCCGCGATCGGCCGCTGGCTCGACGAGATGCCCGAAGGGACCCGGGCCCGGGTGTTCGTCGAGGTCGGCGAGGAGAGCCACCGCCAGGAGCTGCCGACGCGCGCGGAGGCCGAGGTCACCTGGCTGGTGCGCGCGGGCACGCCGGCCGGGCGCAGCGATCTGCTGGAGCGCGCGGTGCGCGACATGGAGTGGCTGCCGGGCACGGTGTTCGTCTGGGCGGCCGGGGAGGCCGTCACCCTCAAGGGCATCCGGCGGCACCTGTCGGTGGAGCGGGGTGTTCCGCGCGAGCAGACGCACATCACCGGGTACTGGCGGCGGGCCGAGGTCGCGCCCGGCCTCGCCGAGCCCGCCGACCCCGATGTCCTGGAGGGCGAGGACGCGCACGGCCGGCTCCACGAACTGACCGACCTGGCACCGGGGCTGGCGATCCGCGTGGCCGTCACCCTGGGCCTGGTCGACCTGGTCTACCAGGGCGTACGGGAGCCCGGGGAGCTGGCGCGGCGCAGCGGGACCGAGCCGCGCTCGCTGGGCGCGCTGCTGAAGTACCTCGTGGAGATCGAGGTGTTCGAGCAGGCCGAGGACGGCTACCGGCTGACGCCGGTGGGCGAGGAACTGGTCGAGGACGACCACTCGTTGGAGGAGTACGACCTGCGCGGCGCGCAGGCCGCCTTCGACCTGTCGCTGGCGGGGCTCGCCGAGCGGCTGCGTTCGGGCGCGAACGGCTGCCGGACGGCGTCCGGTGAGACCCTGGCGGAGGCGCTGCGCACCGACGTGCGCCTCGGCGGTTCGGCCCGTACCGCGATCGAGGACGAGGCGCGCTGGGTCTCGACCGGGGTGGCCGGCGCCTACGACTGGTCGGCGGTGGACGTCCTCGGTGCGTCGGGCAACGGCGCCGGCACGGTCGTGAACGCGCTCGTCAAGGAGTTCCCCGGACTGCGGGTGCGGCTCGCCGCCCTGCCGTCGGTGCTGGGCGTCCTGGGCGGGCAGATCCTCGATCCGGAGGTGCTGCCCCGGGTGGAACTCGTCGCGCAGACCCACCCGGTGCCGTCGGGTGCGGGGACGCTGCTGCTGTGCCGGCTGCTGGAGTGGCTGCCGGACGAGGACGCGGTGCTGACGCTGACGGAGGCCGCGGCCGCGCTGCCGGCCGACGGCGTCCTGGTGCTGGTCGAGCAGGTCGAGGCGGCCGACCCGGACGACATCGACGCGGCCCTGCACCACCTGCGGCTCACGGCGGCGTTCGGCTCCGGGCTGCGTTCGGTGAAGGACGTGACCGTGCTGGCGGAGCGGGCCGGGCTCGCGGTGCGCGCCTGCCGTGACGTCGGCTGGGACCACCGCCTGTGGGTGCTCGCGCCGACCGCCTGA
- a CDS encoding SSI family serine proteinase inhibitor, whose product MRHRLAAVSAATLLCLAGTAGLAEASPASPHGPSAMVLTVMQGDDVATGTVLRAVVLSCGYTAEGTHPAPRAACDALNATEGELDRLLAAPDPGRACSRRQDPVTITADGAWGDGRVAWKHTFRNACVMSATLNGNALYAF is encoded by the coding sequence ATGCGCCACCGCTTAGCCGCCGTCTCCGCCGCCACTCTCCTCTGCCTCGCCGGCACCGCGGGCCTGGCGGAGGCGAGCCCCGCGAGCCCGCACGGACCCTCCGCGATGGTCCTCACCGTCATGCAGGGGGACGACGTCGCCACGGGCACGGTCCTGCGGGCGGTGGTCCTCAGCTGTGGCTACACCGCCGAGGGCACGCACCCCGCCCCCCGGGCCGCGTGCGACGCCCTCAACGCCACCGAAGGCGAGCTCGACCGCCTGCTGGCCGCTCCGGATCCGGGCCGGGCGTGCTCGAGGCGCCAGGACCCCGTCACCATCACCGCGGACGGCGCATGGGGTGACGGCCGCGTCGCATGGAAGCACACCTTCCGCAATGCGTGCGTGATGTCCGCGACCCTGAACGGCAACGCCCTCTACGCGTTCTGA
- a CDS encoding 4-hydroxybenzoate 3-monooxygenase codes for MTESNASRTLRESADVVVLGAGPAGLVLGILLHAAGIDCVILERASRTHVQTRARAGFLAPNTVRILDRHGLADGLHRHGRRHGTCEFRTEDGRFRLDYGALGQGGQHHVYPQQNLVTDLLNHYLDLGGRICFRTEALAVQDTDGTRPSVTTSGPDGRSTRWSARYVAGCDGRYGAARRSLPPGAARHHQYDHGVTWLGLLAETPASLDAVGYAVHDRGFAGHMARTSHVTRYYLQWQRGTPADAWPEQRIWDELDVRMRAADHGPLRRGRLLERGVFDLACDVVEPLRHGALFLAGDAASLLAPAAAKGANLAVLEAEILAEALVDALTRGDTTGLDGYSDRCLTHIWRAQEFTGWMTRLLHATPDRDQDAGAPFQAALRRSRLASLRTSRIHQDWFAENYVGV; via the coding sequence ATGACGGAAAGTAACGCCTCACGCACGTTACGTGAATCGGCCGACGTGGTCGTCCTCGGTGCAGGCCCCGCAGGACTCGTCCTCGGAATCCTGCTGCACGCCGCCGGGATCGACTGCGTCATCCTGGAACGTGCCTCCCGCACCCATGTTCAGACCCGGGCCCGCGCCGGGTTCCTCGCCCCGAACACCGTGCGGATCCTGGACCGCCACGGCCTCGCCGACGGCCTGCACCGGCACGGTCGACGCCACGGAACGTGCGAGTTCCGCACGGAGGACGGCCGGTTCCGCCTCGACTACGGAGCCCTCGGCCAGGGCGGGCAGCATCACGTGTACCCGCAACAGAACCTGGTCACGGACCTCCTGAACCACTACCTCGACCTCGGCGGACGCATCTGCTTCCGCACCGAGGCGCTCGCCGTGCAGGACACCGACGGCACCCGGCCGTCCGTCACGACGAGCGGGCCCGACGGCCGTTCCACCCGGTGGAGCGCCCGGTACGTCGCCGGCTGCGACGGTCGGTACGGGGCGGCCCGCCGCTCACTGCCACCGGGCGCCGCCCGGCACCACCAGTACGACCACGGGGTGACCTGGCTCGGCCTGCTCGCCGAGACCCCTGCGAGTCTGGACGCCGTCGGCTACGCCGTCCACGACCGCGGCTTCGCCGGGCACATGGCCCGCACGTCGCACGTCACCCGCTACTACCTCCAGTGGCAGCGCGGCACGCCCGCCGACGCCTGGCCCGAGCAGCGGATCTGGGACGAGCTCGACGTCCGGATGCGCGCCGCGGACCACGGCCCGCTCCGACGGGGCAGACTCCTGGAACGCGGGGTCTTCGACCTCGCGTGCGACGTCGTCGAACCGCTGCGTCACGGCGCGCTCTTCCTGGCGGGCGACGCGGCGAGCCTGCTCGCCCCGGCCGCCGCGAAGGGCGCCAACCTCGCGGTGCTGGAGGCCGAGATCCTGGCCGAAGCCCTCGTCGACGCCCTCACCCGGGGCGACACCACAGGACTCGACGGGTACTCGGACCGGTGCCTGACACACATCTGGCGGGCACAGGAGTTCACCGGGTGGATGACCCGGCTCCTGCACGCGACCCCCGACCGGGACCAGGATGCCGGAGCGCCCTTCCAGGCCGCCCTGCGGCGTTCCCGGCTCGCTTCGCTGCGCACCTCGCGCATCCACCAGGACTGGTTCGCCGAGAACTACGTCGGCGTGTGA
- a CDS encoding TspO/MBR family protein, which translates to MTYGVAFAGALASADAGTVYRSLELPSWAPPAWVFGPVWTVLYATIAIAAWLVWRRPDRPRVRRALTWWSAQLLLNLLWTPLFFGVHRYGFALADILLLLVAIGVTAARFRPLHRAAAVLLLPYLLWVAYATALNAAIWHLNP; encoded by the coding sequence GTGACGTACGGCGTCGCGTTCGCCGGCGCCCTCGCCTCGGCCGACGCGGGCACGGTCTACCGTTCGCTGGAGCTGCCGTCGTGGGCACCGCCCGCCTGGGTCTTCGGCCCGGTCTGGACCGTGCTGTACGCCACGATCGCAATCGCCGCCTGGCTGGTCTGGCGCCGTCCGGACCGCCCGCGCGTACGGCGGGCCCTCACCTGGTGGTCCGCCCAACTCCTCCTGAACCTCCTGTGGACACCGCTGTTCTTCGGTGTCCACAGGTACGGCTTCGCCCTGGCCGACATCCTCCTGCTCCTGGTCGCCATCGGCGTCACGGCGGCCCGCTTCCGGCCCCTGCACCGCGCCGCCGCCGTGCTGCTCCTGCCGTACCTGCTGTGGGTGGCCTACGCGACGGCGCTCAACGCGGCCATCTGGCACCTCAACCCGTAG
- a CDS encoding AfsR/SARP family transcriptional regulator, with protein sequence MLGPVSVTTANGGPLPLGPAKRRSLLAMLLAHPNAPVGVERLTEALWDEEPPRHARTVLQGHVSRLRAVFAQYDAAAHGVELLTQGAAYRLRLPETLVDAHRFEESLRLVRRSSDPREVVAVLREALGLWQGPAFAGTVHSAPLEAPAQALEELRLTAVEALARAYGQLGDHGAAAAVLRTEAAAHPLREPLVAQLMLALARAGRQADALDRFHRTRKLLAEEIGVDPAPVLIDAYHALLRTDAHARAHPDTDADADAHAHAHADVDNGTALPPAAMAHAAAAGPATTPQLLPRRPRGFIARQDELAALDRITSAAPGSIVTLTGSAGVGKTALAVHWSHRRRADFPDGTLFADLCGFSPTPARDTRAVLREFLLALGVPVERMPGSPAALGARYRELTAGRRLLVVLDNAVDSEQIRPLLPGGDECVTLVTSRDRLDGLVATDAARPVKVGALPAADSTALLAAVLGPEPVAAEPEAAARLAGLCDGLPLALRVAAARLATRPHRGLASFAGELADEQHRLDLLRAEDTGVAAALGLSLRHLPEPARWLFHHLGPHTGATLDTCTAAALADCPPLQAARALDQLAAAQLVVETGPRSYVLHDLVRLFARSLAPDHEPAGLLRLLDHWVQTLLAACAAAEPGGEPCCALPPGARRSAEIRRFANRTAALAWYSAERGTLRAAVEAAVAAGLHDRAWRLVLLQWPLIVWQVRDGWVPLLEQGLASAELDGDPAAQSRASALLGWVLSEEGRPEEALTRLERAPDLAVRAGDFAGEAVARINLAVALMRYGDRERPGGLLADALALAEREGLTETVTLAHQHLAQHLLSVGAPAEAAEHAARGLALAAPLLAAPRRVVLRTLHGEALAALGRTGEAVRQLHEAVREARANAYEEGEVAARSALDGLPEPEWERGPEPVWSAGARGRSPLGE encoded by the coding sequence GTGTTGGGGCCGGTCTCCGTAACGACGGCGAACGGAGGTCCGCTCCCGCTCGGCCCTGCCAAACGACGGAGCCTGCTGGCCATGTTGCTGGCCCACCCGAACGCGCCGGTCGGTGTCGAGCGGCTCACCGAGGCCCTGTGGGACGAGGAGCCGCCGCGACACGCGCGCACCGTGCTCCAGGGGCACGTCTCCCGGCTCCGGGCGGTCTTCGCGCAGTACGACGCCGCCGCGCACGGCGTGGAACTCCTCACCCAGGGCGCGGCGTACCGGCTGCGCCTGCCGGAGACGCTCGTGGACGCCCACCGTTTCGAGGAGTCGCTCCGGCTCGTCCGGCGGAGCTCGGACCCGCGGGAGGTCGTGGCGGTCCTCCGCGAGGCGCTCGGGCTGTGGCAGGGGCCGGCGTTCGCCGGGACCGTGCACAGTGCACCGCTGGAGGCACCCGCGCAGGCGTTGGAGGAGCTGCGGCTGACGGCAGTGGAGGCGTTGGCGCGCGCGTACGGGCAGCTGGGCGACCACGGCGCGGCCGCTGCCGTGCTGCGCACCGAGGCCGCTGCGCACCCCCTGCGCGAGCCGCTCGTGGCGCAACTGATGCTGGCGCTGGCCCGGGCGGGCCGGCAGGCGGACGCGCTGGACCGGTTCCACCGCACGCGGAAGCTGCTCGCCGAGGAGATCGGCGTCGACCCCGCACCGGTGCTCATCGACGCGTACCACGCCCTCCTGCGCACGGACGCACACGCCCGGGCCCACCCCGACACCGACGCGGACGCCGATGCCCACGCCCATGCCCACGCGGACGTCGACAACGGGACCGCCCTGCCGCCCGCCGCCATGGCCCACGCGGCCGCCGCGGGGCCCGCCACCACGCCCCAGCTGCTGCCCCGCCGGCCACGGGGCTTCATCGCACGGCAGGACGAACTCGCCGCCCTCGATCGCATCACGAGCGCGGCGCCGGGCTCCATCGTCACCCTCACGGGCAGCGCCGGCGTCGGAAAGACCGCGCTCGCCGTGCACTGGTCGCACCGACGACGAGCCGACTTCCCCGACGGCACGCTCTTCGCCGACCTGTGCGGCTTCAGCCCCACCCCGGCCCGCGACACCCGCGCCGTGCTCCGCGAGTTCCTGCTCGCGCTCGGCGTCCCGGTCGAGCGGATGCCGGGGTCGCCCGCCGCCCTCGGGGCCCGCTACCGCGAACTGACCGCCGGGCGCCGACTACTGGTCGTACTGGACAACGCCGTCGACTCCGAGCAGATCCGCCCGTTGCTGCCCGGCGGGGACGAGTGCGTCACCCTCGTCACCAGTCGCGACCGGCTCGACGGGCTGGTGGCCACCGACGCCGCCCGCCCGGTGAAGGTCGGCGCGTTGCCCGCCGCCGACTCGACGGCGCTGCTGGCCGCCGTGCTGGGCCCGGAACCGGTGGCCGCCGAACCGGAAGCCGCCGCGCGGTTGGCCGGCCTGTGCGACGGACTGCCGCTCGCGCTGCGCGTCGCCGCGGCCCGGCTCGCCACCCGTCCGCACCGGGGACTCGCCTCCTTCGCCGGTGAACTCGCCGACGAGCAGCACCGGCTGGACCTGCTCCGGGCGGAGGACACCGGCGTCGCCGCCGCGCTCGGCCTCAGCCTGCGGCACCTGCCCGAACCGGCACGATGGTTGTTCCACCACCTCGGCCCGCACACCGGTGCCACGCTCGACACCTGCACCGCGGCCGCGCTCGCCGACTGTCCGCCGCTCCAGGCCGCCCGGGCGCTGGACCAGTTGGCCGCGGCCCAGCTGGTCGTCGAGACGGGCCCCCGGTCCTACGTGCTGCACGATCTGGTGCGCCTCTTCGCCCGCAGCCTGGCACCCGATCACGAACCCGCCGGGCTGCTCCGCCTGCTCGACCACTGGGTGCAGACCCTGCTCGCGGCGTGCGCGGCCGCGGAGCCCGGCGGCGAGCCGTGCTGCGCCCTCCCGCCCGGCGCCCGGCGCTCGGCCGAGATCCGCCGGTTCGCCAACCGAACGGCAGCCCTGGCCTGGTACTCCGCCGAACGCGGCACCCTGCGGGCGGCGGTCGAGGCCGCCGTCGCGGCGGGCCTCCACGACCGGGCCTGGCGGCTCGTCCTGCTCCAGTGGCCGCTCATCGTGTGGCAGGTCCGCGACGGTTGGGTGCCGCTGCTCGAACAGGGCCTGGCCTCCGCGGAACTCGACGGCGATCCGGCGGCCCAGTCCCGGGCGTCGGCGCTGCTCGGCTGGGTGCTGTCCGAGGAGGGCCGGCCCGAGGAAGCCCTGACGCGATTGGAGCGCGCCCCCGATCTCGCCGTCCGGGCCGGGGACTTCGCCGGGGAGGCGGTCGCCCGGATCAACCTGGCCGTCGCCCTCATGCGGTACGGGGACCGCGAGCGGCCCGGCGGCCTGTTGGCCGACGCGCTCGCCCTGGCCGAGCGGGAAGGCCTCACCGAGACCGTCACCCTGGCGCACCAACACCTCGCCCAGCACCTGCTGTCGGTCGGCGCCCCGGCCGAAGCCGCCGAACACGCGGCCCGGGGGCTGGCCCTCGCCGCGCCTTTGCTGGCGGCCCCGCGCCGGGTGGTCCTGCGCACCCTGCACGGTGAGGCGCTGGCCGCCCTCGGGCGGACCGGCGAGGCCGTACGGCAGCTCCACGAGGCCGTCCGTGAGGCCCGGGCCAACGCCTACGAGGAGGGCGAGGTAGCCGCACGGTCGGCACTCGACGGGCTACCGGAGCCGGAGTGGGAGCGGGGGCCGGAGCCGGTGTGGAGCGCGGGCGCGCGCGGGCGTTCCCCGCTCGGCGAGTAA
- a CDS encoding ABC transporter substrate-binding protein — MSVLHRTRRRPVRALAALTAAAACLGLLTACGGGDSTAAKDKPAAAGADASAAFPVSLTNAWGKTEVKKKPVKVATVSDGDTAIALALGIVPVITPDVEDGAKVPEYKQRAIDKLGAGKLKTYDDSDGTAYEAIAAEAPDIILGMNTWEMDADYAKLQPIAPVVTFTDKAHADTLTWQDRLKTAAKALGLSAKADEVIAANEKATTEAAAAHPEFKGKAYTYAVVHPEQVSFMSYADQDPGVFEKLGFTKTDKAKNYAPNKNAVSLENLDQLDADVLLVTYPFGDRGVIGATELESNKLFQSLNAVKTKHFTVIPSDNSLSSAIAYPDPLSAPWVVEQLAPLLAKAVAGQ, encoded by the coding sequence ATGTCCGTTCTGCACAGAACGCGCCGTCGCCCGGTCCGCGCCCTCGCCGCCCTCACCGCGGCCGCCGCCTGTCTCGGCCTGCTCACCGCGTGCGGCGGCGGGGATTCGACCGCCGCCAAGGACAAGCCGGCCGCCGCCGGAGCCGACGCGTCCGCCGCCTTCCCCGTCTCCCTCACCAACGCGTGGGGCAAGACCGAGGTCAAGAAGAAGCCGGTGAAGGTCGCTACGGTCTCCGACGGAGACACCGCCATCGCGCTGGCCCTCGGTATCGTCCCGGTGATCACCCCGGACGTGGAGGACGGCGCCAAGGTGCCCGAGTACAAGCAGCGCGCCATCGACAAGCTCGGCGCCGGCAAGCTGAAGACGTACGACGACAGCGACGGCACCGCCTACGAGGCCATCGCGGCCGAGGCCCCCGACATCATCCTCGGCATGAACACCTGGGAGATGGACGCGGACTACGCCAAGCTGCAGCCGATCGCTCCGGTGGTCACCTTCACCGACAAGGCCCACGCCGACACCCTCACCTGGCAGGACCGGCTGAAGACGGCCGCTAAGGCCCTCGGTCTGAGCGCCAAGGCGGACGAGGTCATCGCGGCGAACGAGAAGGCCACGACGGAAGCCGCCGCCGCGCACCCCGAGTTCAAGGGCAAGGCGTACACCTACGCGGTCGTCCACCCCGAGCAGGTCAGCTTCATGTCCTACGCCGACCAGGACCCGGGCGTCTTCGAGAAGCTCGGCTTCACCAAGACCGACAAGGCGAAGAACTACGCGCCGAACAAGAACGCCGTGAGCCTGGAGAACCTGGACCAGCTCGACGCCGACGTCCTCCTCGTCACCTACCCCTTCGGTGACCGCGGTGTGATCGGCGCGACCGAGCTGGAGTCCAACAAGCTGTTCCAGTCGCTGAACGCGGTGAAGACCAAGCACTTCACGGTCATCCCGTCGGACAACTCGCTCTCCTCGGCCATCGCCTACCCGGACCCGCTGAGCGCCCCGTGGGTGGTCGAGCAGCTCGCCCCGCTCCTCGCGAAGGCCGTCGCCGGCCAGTGA
- a CDS encoding ABC transporter ATP-binding protein: protein MAGLYPPDRGTVAFAGHDLAGLDPARLRSRVALVPQEVALVDGTLAENLGMTAVPPDRARMEETVAGLGLMGWIRSLPEGLDTRVGTRTLSAGERQLVAIARAAPADPAVLVLDEATAGVDQDTAGRIEEALSAAAADRTLIVIAHRADTIARGHRLLTMPSGELTVRLPAPTRP from the coding sequence CTGGCCGGGCTCTACCCGCCGGACCGGGGCACGGTGGCCTTCGCCGGACACGACCTGGCCGGCTTGGACCCGGCCCGGCTGCGGTCCCGCGTCGCGCTGGTCCCGCAGGAGGTCGCCCTGGTCGACGGCACCCTCGCCGAGAACCTCGGGATGACCGCCGTACCCCCGGACCGTGCCCGCATGGAGGAGACGGTGGCCGGGCTCGGCCTCATGGGTTGGATCCGCTCCCTCCCCGAGGGCCTCGATACCCGCGTGGGCACCCGTACGCTGTCGGCCGGTGAGCGTCAACTGGTGGCCATCGCCCGGGCGGCGCCGGCCGATCCGGCGGTCCTCGTCCTCGACGAGGCCACGGCCGGGGTCGACCAGGACACGGCGGGCCGGATCGAGGAGGCCCTGTCGGCGGCGGCCGCGGACCGGACCCTCATCGTGATCGCGCACCGCGCGGACACCATCGCCCGCGGCCACCGGCTCCTCACGATGCCCTCCGGCGAGCTCACCGTCCGGCTCCCCGCACCGACCCGACCCTGA